Proteins encoded in a region of the Pseudomonas viciae genome:
- a CDS encoding RHS repeat-associated core domain-containing protein: MNPRLHRKTPTINAVDSRGQPVRQVAYCRRNADETAQARITRQRHDTTGRQVAQWDPRRSGETPDANLTTVYSFSGKPLLVNSVDAGWRLSLPGAAGQVLRSWDQRGTQWRTTYDDQLRPTAIHEHAPDQDPRRVECLRYGDSSPESAARNVCGALTRHDDSAGSLLINGYALCGKPLDQTRHFLADVTQPDWPADEKDRDALLEKGHGYTTRWRYDALAAPIVQFDAAQHRQRYSFDIAGQLKSVSLKPKDAATEKVIVKDLVYNAFGQVESQVAGNGVVSRAVFDPTSGRLTSLSASVSASTLQNLHYTYDAVGNVTQIQDRAQPVQFGSNQRVDAIGTFTYDSLYQLISATGREAAGLTSNPDIPAFSRTPFDARQLFKFTEHYEYDAGGNLIELRHVRERNNYTRTLNIAASSNRLLSWNKGHSMPDVPTNFDVHGNQQMLSPGQALQWNARNQLASVVLVHREDGRDDIERYAYDSTGQRVRKIQTTYASAVTHTREVRYLPGLEIRTRHNERLEVITLQAGRYNVRYLHWTEGRPSGIAANPLRYSLEDHLGSSSMELDDQAWLISQESYLPYGGTAWAASRSTVEADYRTIRYSGKERDASGLYYYGHRYYAPWLQRWISPDPAGAVDGLNLYRMVGNNPLRYTDPNGHDKEEFNDLKAEIAAYPGILAEVNNRVGTLNYQLYNSMRTKDITKRVFQTYAYNALNNLISLGAGVLAAPGGWVASLAAMGGTSQATHAVASKIEATRHLTESIYPQVSRLDPEEIEHDGRTASYDLIRKSHKAMKDLSPRTSKGQKKISLLVTSFILTKGLRIPGAWIPNFEASTQATKNSNGVPGQKIERLNDALLKLDDNLEHDSNAINTAFDTLGVEQFYAPGVKGSLDRTLDRMTNQAGGRTLRRAEIQREIHATRATIQRGRELLFRLNKYNQSLGRYSIP; this comes from the coding sequence ATGAACCCACGCCTTCACCGCAAGACGCCCACGATCAACGCGGTCGACAGCCGAGGACAGCCCGTGCGGCAGGTCGCTTACTGCCGGCGCAACGCAGACGAAACAGCCCAAGCGCGCATCACCCGCCAACGCCACGACACGACCGGGAGGCAGGTTGCGCAGTGGGACCCTCGGCGGTCTGGCGAAACACCTGACGCCAATCTGACGACCGTCTACAGCTTTTCCGGCAAGCCGCTGTTGGTGAACAGTGTCGATGCCGGCTGGCGCCTGAGTTTGCCTGGCGCCGCCGGACAAGTCCTGCGCAGCTGGGATCAGCGCGGCACCCAATGGCGAACCACCTACGATGATCAGTTGAGGCCGACCGCCATCCACGAACACGCGCCCGATCAAGATCCGCGTCGAGTCGAATGCCTGCGCTACGGCGACAGTTCGCCAGAATCGGCGGCGCGTAATGTGTGTGGTGCACTGACCCGCCACGATGACAGCGCGGGCAGCCTGCTCATCAATGGATATGCGCTCTGTGGCAAACCGCTTGACCAGACCAGGCACTTCCTCGCCGATGTTACCCAGCCGGACTGGCCCGCCGATGAGAAAGATCGCGATGCCTTGCTGGAAAAGGGGCATGGCTACACGACGCGCTGGCGCTATGACGCCCTCGCAGCGCCTATCGTGCAATTCGACGCCGCCCAGCACCGACAGCGCTACTCGTTTGATATCGCAGGCCAACTCAAGTCCGTGAGCCTGAAACCAAAAGACGCGGCGACCGAGAAAGTCATCGTGAAGGATCTGGTCTACAACGCCTTCGGTCAGGTCGAATCCCAAGTGGCCGGCAATGGCGTGGTCAGTCGCGCCGTGTTCGATCCGACCAGCGGTCGACTGACCTCGCTCAGCGCGTCGGTGTCTGCCAGCACCTTGCAGAATTTGCACTACACCTACGATGCGGTGGGGAACGTGACGCAAATCCAGGACCGGGCCCAACCGGTGCAGTTCGGCAGTAACCAGCGGGTCGACGCCATCGGTACATTCACCTACGACAGCCTCTACCAGTTGATCAGCGCGACGGGCCGTGAGGCGGCGGGGCTGACCAGCAACCCTGATATTCCGGCCTTCAGCAGGACACCGTTCGACGCCCGACAACTGTTCAAGTTTACCGAGCATTACGAGTACGACGCCGGAGGCAACCTGATCGAACTGCGCCATGTTCGCGAGCGTAACAACTACACCCGGACACTGAACATTGCCGCCTCCAGCAATCGCCTCCTGTCCTGGAACAAGGGCCACTCAATGCCCGACGTGCCCACGAACTTCGATGTCCACGGCAATCAGCAAATGCTCTCTCCAGGCCAGGCGCTGCAATGGAACGCCCGCAACCAACTCGCCAGCGTGGTCTTGGTTCACCGCGAAGATGGCCGCGATGACATTGAGCGCTATGCCTATGACAGCACGGGTCAACGGGTACGCAAGATACAAACGACCTATGCGTCGGCAGTGACTCACACCCGGGAAGTCCGCTATTTGCCGGGCCTCGAAATCCGCACCCGGCATAACGAGCGCCTGGAAGTCATTACCCTGCAAGCCGGTCGTTACAACGTCCGTTATCTGCACTGGACTGAAGGCCGACCCTCCGGCATCGCCGCCAACCCACTGCGCTATAGCCTCGAAGATCACCTGGGTTCCAGCTCAATGGAGCTCGACGACCAGGCGTGGCTGATCAGCCAGGAAAGCTATTTGCCCTACGGTGGAACCGCCTGGGCGGCCTCCCGTTCAACCGTGGAGGCCGACTACCGGACCATTCGCTACTCCGGCAAGGAGCGCGATGCCAGCGGCCTGTATTACTACGGGCACAGGTACTACGCGCCATGGTTACAGCGCTGGATCAGCCCAGATCCGGCGGGGGCGGTCGACGGCTTGAACTTGTATCGCATGGTGGGAAACAACCCGTTGCGCTACACCGATCCAAACGGCCACGACAAAGAAGAATTCAATGACCTCAAGGCCGAAATAGCCGCCTACCCGGGTATTCTGGCCGAGGTGAATAACCGGGTCGGCACGCTGAACTATCAGCTCTACAACAGCATGCGCACAAAGGACATCACCAAAAGGGTTTTTCAAACCTACGCCTACAACGCACTCAATAACCTGATCTCGCTCGGGGCCGGCGTGCTGGCAGCGCCTGGCGGATGGGTCGCCTCATTGGCCGCCATGGGCGGCACCTCTCAAGCGACTCACGCAGTCGCCAGCAAAATAGAGGCAACACGACACCTGACGGAGTCGATCTATCCACAGGTCAGCCGACTGGACCCCGAGGAGATAGAGCATGACGGCAGGACCGCCTCCTACGACCTGATCAGGAAGTCCCATAAGGCCATGAAGGATCTGAGCCCACGCACCTCCAAAGGACAAAAAAAAATATCGTTGTTGGTGACCAGTTTTATCCTGACAAAGGGCCTTCGGATCCCGGGCGCGTGGATTCCAAACTTCGAAGCGTCTACCCAGGCGACCAAAAACTCGAACGGTGTCCCGGGACAGAAAATCGAACGATTGAACGACGCCTTACTGAAGCTCGATGACAATCTGGAGCATGACTCCAACGCCATAAATACGGCATTCGATACCCTTGGCGTGGAGCAATTCTATGCCCCCGGTGTAAAAGGCTCCCTGGATCGAACCCTGGACCGGATGACCAACCAGGCGGGGGGCCGCACACTACGCCGCGCGGAAATACAACGCGAGATCCACGCCACCCGGGCGACGATACAACGTGGACGGGAACTGCTGTTCCGACTTAACAAATACAACCAATCGTTAGGCCGATACTCCATCCCCTAG
- a CDS encoding glyoxalase superfamily protein codes for MSFGKTTPILRIFDEAKALAFYVDFLGFTVDWQHRFGDDFPLYLQVSRGDCVLHLSEHHGDCTPGSALRIETDELEAFQAQLLAKQYPFARPQIQAMPWGSQDMTVVDPFGNRLVFTNGICV; via the coding sequence ATGAGCTTCGGTAAAACCACTCCGATCCTGCGGATCTTCGATGAAGCCAAGGCGTTGGCATTCTATGTCGACTTCCTGGGGTTTACCGTCGACTGGCAACATCGTTTCGGCGACGACTTCCCGCTGTACCTGCAAGTCTCCCGTGGCGACTGCGTGCTGCACCTGTCCGAACACCATGGCGACTGCACGCCGGGCTCGGCGCTGCGGATCGAGACCGATGAACTGGAAGCCTTCCAAGCGCAACTGCTCGCCAAACAATACCCCTTCGCCCGCCCGCAAATCCAAGCCATGCCCTGGGGTAGCCAGGACATGACGGTGGTCGATCCGTTTGGCAACCGGTTGGTGTTTACCAATGGGATCTGTGTGTAG
- a CDS encoding N-acyl-D-amino-acid deacylase family protein, with protein sequence MVYDTLIRNALVIDGSDTPGYRADVAIRAGRIERIGDLHDARAVEEIDAAGRVLAPGFIDVHTHDDTVVIRQPQMLPKLSQGVTTVIVGNCGISAAPVSLRGDPPDPMNLLGSAQAFVYPRFADYRGAVEAATPAVNVAALVGHTALRSNHMDNLLRTASVGEIAAMRQQLRESLEAGALGLSTGLAYANAFSASTDEVMQLTEELSAFGAVYTTHLRSEFEPVLEAMEEAFQIGRHAQSPVIISHLKCAGAGNWGRSPQVLAALENAAKNHPVGCDCYPYAASSSTLDLKQVTDAHRITITWSTPYPHVGGRDLADIASEWDVSLLDAARRLQPAGAVYYGMDESDVRRILAHPLSMVGSDGLPEDPFPHPRLWGAFPRVLGHFSRDIGLFPLHTAVHKMTGLSAARFGLKERGEIREDHWADLVLFNPHTIRDVADFNEPQRAAEGIDGVWVNGVLSYREGQANGCREGRFLAREGDLRLGFSPANGV encoded by the coding sequence ATGGTGTACGACACGCTTATCCGCAACGCGCTGGTCATCGATGGCAGCGACACACCCGGTTACCGCGCCGACGTGGCGATTCGCGCCGGTCGCATCGAGCGCATCGGCGACTTGCACGATGCCCGGGCCGTTGAAGAAATCGACGCCGCAGGACGGGTGCTGGCGCCCGGGTTCATCGACGTGCACACCCACGACGATACGGTGGTCATTCGCCAACCCCAGATGTTGCCCAAGCTCAGCCAGGGCGTGACCACGGTCATCGTCGGCAATTGCGGCATCAGCGCGGCACCGGTCAGCTTGCGGGGCGATCCACCGGACCCGATGAACCTGCTCGGCAGCGCCCAGGCGTTCGTGTACCCGCGCTTCGCTGATTATCGCGGAGCAGTGGAAGCGGCAACGCCTGCGGTCAACGTGGCGGCGCTGGTGGGCCATACGGCCCTGCGCAGTAACCACATGGACAATTTGTTGCGCACGGCCAGCGTCGGAGAAATCGCCGCCATGCGTCAGCAACTGCGTGAAAGCCTGGAGGCCGGTGCGCTTGGCTTGTCCACAGGCCTGGCCTATGCCAACGCGTTTTCGGCCTCTACCGATGAGGTCATGCAACTGACCGAAGAGTTGAGCGCCTTCGGTGCGGTCTACACCACTCACCTGCGCAGCGAATTCGAACCGGTGCTCGAGGCCATGGAGGAGGCGTTCCAGATTGGCCGTCATGCGCAAAGCCCGGTAATCATTTCCCACCTCAAATGTGCAGGCGCCGGTAACTGGGGGCGCAGTCCGCAGGTGCTCGCGGCGCTGGAAAACGCCGCTAAAAACCATCCTGTCGGTTGCGACTGTTATCCCTACGCGGCCAGTTCCTCGACGCTGGATCTCAAGCAAGTGACCGATGCCCATCGCATCACCATCACCTGGTCGACGCCCTATCCGCACGTGGGCGGTCGCGACCTCGCCGACATTGCCAGCGAGTGGGACGTGTCGTTGCTGGATGCGGCGCGTCGGCTGCAACCGGCCGGCGCGGTGTACTACGGCATGGATGAAAGCGACGTACGACGGATCCTCGCCCATCCGTTATCCATGGTCGGCTCCGACGGCTTGCCCGAGGACCCGTTTCCCCACCCGCGTTTGTGGGGCGCTTTCCCACGGGTGCTGGGACATTTCAGTCGTGACATCGGGCTTTTTCCGTTGCACACCGCCGTGCACAAAATGACCGGTCTGTCGGCGGCACGCTTTGGCCTGAAGGAGCGTGGTGAAATTCGTGAAGACCATTGGGCGGACCTGGTGTTGTTCAATCCGCACACCATTCGCGACGTCGCCGATTTCAACGAACCGCAACGGGCGGCCGAAGGGATTGATGGCGTGTGGGTCAATGGTGTCTTGAGCTATCGCGAAGGGCAGGCAAACGGGTGTCGGGAAGGGCGGTTCCTGGCGCGCGAGGGCGATCTGCGCCTGGGGTTTAGTCCAGCGAATGGCGTGTAA
- a CDS encoding SpvB/TcaC N-terminal domain-containing protein, whose protein sequence is MSEPNVLPVTMPALPKGGGAIQSIGKGWGTIGAHGTASYELALPISPGRGFAPSLSLGYVSSAGNGVFGLGWGLSLPCVARRTSQGVPAYTEDDEILGPSGVVWLPERDPQGAVRSTRIDRYNTLDLGRTYTVTRHFPSIESSFDRIERWASEHDKAGFWLVHGADGSLHVFGKNPASRRADPEDANRVGEWLLEESLNAHGEHILYQYQADATAQRYLSRVSYGNFAADANLYSWTSERLKPVQWHFELLFDYGERSTEYSQQPRYEGQPWQTRSDACSSFAYGFELRTQRLCHQVLMFHRFPDELGSAPVLVRRLLLEYRQTHLGYHHLIAAHDQAFDDSPTIANRPPVEFSYSEFKLPFEAQSWHHMPRFNETQGYQLVDLYGEGLPGVLCRSDAGWYYREPMRAKAQSDEVAYDQWRPLPRIPVADPAKPMGQSLSDLTGDGRLDWVVAAPGLSGFFSLGPNRDWSDFATFKAFPAEFFQPQGQLADLMGAGLSDLALIGPRSVRLYANQREHGFAPAREVRRHEDDDTLALLSPSPCELVAFSDMLGSGQPHLVRIRHDEVKCWPNLGRGRFGRGIVLGSPGLAYESFDASRVRLADLDGSGAADLIYLQADQALIFMNRGGNGFNSPVALPWPQGLRYDRLCQVSITDLQGLGCSSLILSAPHMTPQQHWRYDFVSEKPYLLTGTNNNMGAANSISYRSSAQEWLDEKVERLATDTPPTCHVPLVLHLVSSQTQVDEITGNRLSQTFAYRQGYYDGVEREFRGFGLLLQTDNETTCEDTDSPDFTAPCLTKTWFHTGQALDLPRIGYSRVDPLAVPLGKPLPCQYQPETGNDTPMASPTAATTLEMSRALSGHLLRSEVFAIDPHRNSRTLYSVQENRYAIRLLQAPGGKQRYARMLPLLLESIHYQYEGLSDDPQCQHTFNLQHDLFGSLTHSVNVHYARRKTASDTPPFSDTDQQQWWCDAHDPAQQVHYLTETRAEFIHLQAPQGWRLGLPYRQRTNALERPKAPEDGGLATQDMTHETLIELTQETTWTTQSVLTGLSVQRYKDATTAETLPDGVAHFEALGDHLESVELDETTLKAFHLLPQDARPKGKLLERLGYHRMESFLPATPSLKKLWSVKSGFATYAQLQGFYKIQTLQASESHGVTEFSYDNCHCFITAFKQPDGCATQALHDYRSLQPWRITDPNGNVQEGLVDAFGQVLATTFYGNENNAPVGFKPIAQFKRPLFDSPTEAIKQNRQALQDAASALYYAPFSWMGRISDTALADTDWLARCVANRDLLPSGHIRASARTRLAALAIRSADDVKLKKQIDALVREPVHIAVLLADRYPDDEQQQIRTAITCFDGFGRTLQSKQQVEPGMACVVNAQGALTLKDGKPLEQTAAERWRVSERVEYNSKGLPIRLYRPYFADQPHYINDESLRQFGHCDQQFYDALGRPTRTRLATRDGLSPMRRHTRHPWYTLDEDENDTLEEVMPEHPLATGGQA, encoded by the coding sequence ATGAGTGAACCCAATGTATTGCCCGTGACCATGCCAGCGTTGCCCAAGGGCGGCGGCGCCATCCAGAGCATCGGCAAGGGTTGGGGCACCATCGGCGCCCACGGCACGGCTTCCTATGAGCTTGCCCTGCCGATTTCGCCGGGGCGCGGCTTTGCGCCCTCCTTGTCGCTGGGGTATGTCAGTTCGGCCGGCAACGGCGTGTTCGGCCTCGGCTGGGGGCTGTCATTACCCTGCGTGGCGCGCCGCACCAGCCAGGGTGTGCCGGCCTACACCGAAGATGACGAGATCCTCGGTCCAAGCGGCGTGGTGTGGTTGCCCGAGCGAGATCCACAGGGCGCCGTACGCTCAACGCGGATCGACCGCTACAACACGCTGGACCTGGGCAGGACCTACACGGTAACGCGCCACTTCCCGAGCATTGAAAGCAGCTTCGACCGCATTGAGCGCTGGGCATCGGAGCATGACAAAGCGGGTTTCTGGCTGGTACACGGCGCCGACGGCAGCCTCCATGTGTTCGGAAAAAATCCGGCATCGCGCCGGGCCGATCCTGAAGATGCCAATCGGGTAGGCGAATGGTTATTGGAAGAAAGCCTGAACGCCCACGGCGAGCACATCCTCTACCAATACCAGGCAGACGCAACGGCCCAGCGCTACCTGAGCCGGGTGAGCTATGGCAATTTCGCGGCCGATGCGAACCTCTATTCGTGGACAAGCGAACGGTTGAAGCCGGTGCAATGGCATTTCGAATTGCTGTTCGACTATGGCGAGCGCAGCACGGAGTACTCGCAGCAACCACGCTATGAAGGCCAGCCGTGGCAAACCCGCAGCGATGCATGTTCCAGCTTCGCCTACGGCTTTGAACTCCGCACACAACGGTTGTGCCACCAAGTGTTGATGTTTCACCGCTTTCCCGATGAATTGGGGAGTGCTCCCGTTCTGGTGCGCCGCCTGCTACTCGAATACCGCCAAACGCACCTGGGCTATCACCACCTGATCGCAGCCCATGACCAAGCGTTCGACGACTCGCCGACCATTGCCAATCGTCCTCCTGTCGAGTTCAGCTACAGCGAGTTCAAGCTCCCGTTTGAAGCCCAATCCTGGCACCACATGCCGCGGTTCAACGAAACGCAAGGCTATCAACTGGTGGATCTGTACGGCGAAGGCCTGCCGGGGGTGCTCTGTCGAAGCGATGCCGGTTGGTATTACCGCGAACCCATGCGGGCCAAGGCCCAAAGCGATGAAGTGGCTTACGACCAATGGCGGCCGTTGCCGCGCATTCCTGTGGCCGACCCGGCCAAACCCATGGGCCAGTCACTGAGTGACCTGACCGGCGACGGTCGCTTGGATTGGGTCGTTGCCGCGCCGGGGTTGAGTGGTTTTTTCTCCCTGGGCCCCAACCGAGACTGGTCGGACTTCGCCACGTTCAAGGCGTTCCCCGCAGAGTTTTTTCAGCCACAAGGGCAGTTGGCCGACCTGATGGGCGCCGGTCTCAGTGACCTGGCGTTGATCGGCCCGCGCAGCGTGCGCCTGTACGCCAATCAGCGCGAACATGGGTTTGCGCCAGCGCGAGAAGTGCGCCGCCACGAAGATGACGACACCCTGGCGTTGCTCAGCCCTTCGCCCTGCGAGCTGGTGGCCTTCAGCGACATGCTGGGCAGTGGGCAACCGCACCTGGTGCGCATCCGTCATGACGAAGTGAAGTGCTGGCCCAACCTGGGGCGTGGACGTTTCGGCAGAGGCATCGTGCTGGGTTCGCCGGGCCTTGCCTACGAAAGCTTCGACGCCTCGCGGGTCCGTCTGGCGGACCTGGATGGCTCCGGCGCCGCCGACCTGATCTACCTGCAAGCCGATCAGGCGCTGATCTTCATGAACCGCGGCGGCAACGGCTTCAACTCTCCCGTTGCGCTGCCCTGGCCACAAGGCCTGCGCTACGATCGCTTATGCCAGGTGAGCATCACCGACCTGCAAGGGCTCGGCTGTTCCAGCCTGATCCTGAGCGCGCCACACATGACGCCCCAACAACATTGGCGCTATGACTTCGTCAGCGAAAAACCCTATCTGCTCACCGGCACCAACAACAATATGGGCGCCGCCAACAGCATCAGCTACCGCAGCTCGGCGCAGGAATGGCTCGATGAAAAAGTCGAAAGATTAGCCACCGACACGCCCCCTACCTGCCATGTACCACTGGTCCTGCATCTGGTGTCGAGCCAGACCCAGGTGGATGAGATCACGGGTAATCGACTGTCGCAGACATTCGCCTATCGCCAAGGCTACTACGACGGTGTCGAACGGGAATTTCGCGGCTTTGGCCTCTTGCTGCAAACCGACAATGAAACCACCTGCGAAGATACTGACTCGCCAGACTTCACCGCACCTTGCCTGACCAAGACCTGGTTTCACACCGGGCAAGCGCTGGACCTGCCTCGAATCGGTTACAGCCGCGTCGACCCATTGGCCGTGCCATTGGGCAAGCCCCTGCCTTGCCAATACCAGCCCGAGACCGGCAATGACACACCCATGGCCTCGCCCACCGCAGCGACGACCCTGGAAATGTCCCGCGCCCTGAGCGGTCATTTGCTGCGAAGCGAGGTCTTCGCAATCGATCCTCACCGGAACAGCAGGACGTTGTATTCGGTCCAGGAAAACCGCTACGCGATACGTTTGCTCCAGGCCCCCGGCGGCAAACAGCGCTATGCCCGGATGTTGCCGCTGCTGCTGGAGTCCATCCACTATCAGTACGAAGGCCTGAGCGACGACCCGCAATGCCAGCACACCTTCAATCTGCAGCACGACCTGTTTGGCTCGCTGACTCACAGCGTCAACGTCCATTACGCCCGACGCAAAACCGCCAGCGACACCCCGCCGTTCAGCGATACCGACCAACAGCAATGGTGGTGCGATGCCCATGATCCGGCGCAACAGGTCCACTACCTGACCGAAACCCGTGCCGAATTCATCCATCTGCAAGCCCCTCAGGGTTGGCGACTGGGCCTGCCTTATCGCCAGCGGACGAATGCCCTGGAACGCCCCAAGGCCCCTGAAGACGGTGGGCTGGCCACGCAGGACATGACACATGAGACGCTCATCGAACTCACCCAGGAAACCACCTGGACCACCCAAAGTGTCCTGACAGGCCTGTCCGTGCAACGCTACAAGGACGCCACAACCGCAGAAACCCTGCCGGACGGCGTCGCTCACTTCGAGGCCCTGGGCGACCATCTGGAAAGCGTCGAGCTGGACGAAACAACCCTGAAAGCCTTCCATCTCTTGCCGCAGGACGCCCGCCCCAAGGGAAAACTGCTGGAAAGACTGGGCTATCACCGCATGGAGAGCTTCCTGCCGGCGACCCCATCACTCAAAAAACTCTGGTCAGTCAAAAGTGGCTTCGCGACCTACGCCCAATTGCAAGGCTTCTACAAAATCCAGACCCTGCAAGCGAGTGAAAGCCATGGTGTGACCGAGTTCAGCTACGACAACTGCCACTGTTTTATCACCGCGTTCAAACAGCCCGATGGCTGTGCCACCCAGGCGCTCCACGATTACCGTTCACTCCAGCCATGGCGCATTACCGATCCCAACGGCAACGTACAGGAAGGTCTCGTCGATGCCTTCGGCCAAGTCCTGGCCACGACTTTTTACGGTAACGAGAACAACGCACCGGTCGGTTTCAAACCCATAGCGCAGTTCAAACGGCCACTATTCGACAGTCCGACGGAGGCGATCAAACAGAACAGGCAAGCCCTGCAAGATGCTGCCAGCGCCCTCTATTACGCGCCCTTCAGTTGGATGGGGCGCATATCGGACACCGCATTGGCCGACACCGACTGGCTGGCGCGGTGCGTGGCCAACCGTGACCTGCTGCCCAGCGGGCACATCCGCGCTTCGGCGCGAACCCGGCTGGCGGCGCTTGCAATACGCTCTGCCGATGACGTGAAACTGAAAAAGCAAATTGATGCATTGGTACGCGAGCCGGTGCACATCGCCGTGCTGCTCGCCGACCGTTACCCCGACGACGAGCAGCAACAAATCCGCACCGCTATCACTTGCTTCGATGGCTTCGGTCGAACGCTGCAAAGCAAGCAACAGGTCGAACCGGGCATGGCCTGTGTCGTCAACGCCCAGGGAGCACTGACGCTCAAGGATGGAAAACCACTGGAGCAGACCGCCGCTGAACGCTGGCGTGTCAGCGAACGGGTGGAATACAACAGCAAGGGATTGCCGATCCGCCTCTATCGTCCTTACTTCGCCGACCAGCCGCACTACATCAATGACGAGTCCTTGCGGCAGTTCGGCCATTGTGACCAGCAGTTCTACGATGCATTGGGCCGCCCTACCCGCACGCGCCTTGCCACACGTGATGGCCTCTCACCAATGCGGCGGCACACCCGCCATCCCTGGTACACCCTGGACGAGGACGAGAACGACACACTGGAAGAAGTCATGCCAGAACACCCCCTGGCGACCGGAGGTCAAGCATGA